agatatggATGtagatatatgtagatatagatatagatattaTAGATTAATAGATCGAAATACAATCTTAGTAATATTTACTTTTGAATTCAATCTCTGGTTTCAAATTAGATAACGAGTATTATTAGTGGTGCTGGAAATAGTGCCATACACTTTCCATTTTGTGCATTACACACTCCAGGACATACTAGAGATACTCTAACCGGGGAGTAGGAGTATCCCAAACGCAGCTGCGAGCTCTGCATCGAGTATCGAGTACTCGGAGTACTCGGAGTATGGGGTATGGGATGGTATGGGAAATTTCAACCACTTGTCTGTTCGGAGGGGCTACCAttccaaaccaaaccaaactaAACCGGGCACTTTGATCAGAGGCAAGGCATACGAAacggcgagagagagagagaagtcCATTGAGGCCTATAACGACACCCATACCGAGGCAAACACTCACGCACACCGCACACACAGATGCACACATGCACATCAGAGGCACACTTGGAGTTTCGTATCTCTGTGTGAAGGCAAAATAAAGATACGTTGCGAGCCAAGTGTTGGCTTGGCCGCTGGTTCCGATGGTTCGGGACGGTATAAGATGGGGAATGGGTATGGGGATGGGACCTGAGAGACCTGAAGTTGTTGGCTCCTTTTCATGTTTGCCGACTGCTGGTGCGAgcggcgctgctgctgctgcttctgctgctgacgTCGctgctgtatctgtatctggtgCTGCTGCCAAGTAAACTTCAGTTCAACTTCAAAAACCAAAAAGTGTCGAACAATTCGGAATGGACGATCGCTCAGTGGATGGATCTCTGCAGCACTCTCCTGCTCCACTCGCTGTGCGGCTATTTTCCGCTTAAcacaaaaatctctgccttgtttttttttgttgttgttgtttttgttgctgttgctgctgctgttgttttttgtgtggTGGCAACTTGTGTGGTTACGTACTCCCTGCAACACGCTTGAAAGGTGTTTGAGTTCTTTAGATCTCTCCAGTCATCAACGCAATGTGCATCATAATTTTCGAAGTAGCAGCCAGTCAGCCAGTCAGCCCGTCAGCCAGCCATAGATGAAGATCAGAAATCGTAGATCGGTGTGATCGGTGGATCGGTGGATCGCTGATCGGAGGAGATTCCATATGATGATCATTGTGATTTTAACTTCAATTGTTTTTACTTTGTTTACAAGCACGTCCATCATTTGATGTTGTTTGACTGTTTGCCGGATGagatctgtgtctgtgtctgtttctgttgctttATCTTTGGAgttaatatttttatttttgttaagTACTTATGAGCCAAGAGGTAGCgtacgagtgcgagtacgAGTGCGTGTGTTTGCTCTATTTGTTATTTGAATTTTTCATTTTGTAGCTATTAAGTTGTCATAATCTCCTTGAGATCGAATCACTGTGTTtgtgtatgcgtgtgtgcCACAGGGTGCTGCAAGCTGGAGCCAACCAGCCAGGTGGCAAAACCAACATAGGTGGGCACTGTGGTAATGGAAATCTGAAGCTGTTCAAGTGGTTTATCTACTTGTGGTCCAGCGAAAAGGGAAGCAAGAGTCAACTGGTTAGCAGCTATGGTGGAAATGCCATGCCTATCAGAGGCTGAAGAGCGTAGAAACAGAGTTTTAGATAGAACTGTGCAACTTTTTGGCTGGATACTGGTGCGCATCACACACCATCTGACTTTTGTTTGACAAACTGACACTGGGGACCTCACACTGGGGAGCTCACatcagcactttcggatgagcgaGATGAAGAAACGAAGCGAATTTAAATGCTCGATGTACGTGTTGGTAGTGTAGTAATCGTAACTTACTTCTTTATCCAGAAGATCCAGAAGGTAAATGATTAATATACGGGCTATgctctaaaaaaaaaaataaccgATGATGGACTGTAATTTATGAAGAATTTACTTGCAAAAACAATTTGGCGGTCTTTTTGGTTcttttttaatggtttttcAAAGTTTAATTTTTTGCCCATACAAAATGTAAACATAATCACGAAAGAAACATCTCATATTGTAGCAAGTGGAGGAGCATCTCCCAGAACAACTAACAACTTGTAAAATGCAGATTATATTTCTCGCATAACAATTTTGATTCACAGATCACTAAATTATTAACATTTATGTGTAAGCTTCCCACTTATGAGACGTGTGGCGCCATCATTCCGGGCACAAGTTCATTAAAAATAGTATTATTTATTTGTGCTGCTTAGCTGAAAATCTACGTTTATTTTCTTAGAATGCACAAATACCCAAATCCATAAGATGAACTCAATTTTTGTGCAATTTTTGGGCCGTACACCAGACGTATACGCAATGGCGACGTCGACGGCGACGACGAAGAGGTCCTCGGCCATTGAATGGAATCGTTTGTTGATTTAAGTCCGCAGCGTTGCCAAAGTCGATCAATAAAATTTCACCAATACTCGGAACGAAAAAGCCCCCCATAGGCAGGCACTCACACTCCCACACCCTCTCCCAGATTTTTCGTAATTTTCCCAATCGATGcaattttcgtttcgttttcattTTGAATGCCATTTGGCGGGGGCTGCAGcgttaaaatttaatttaggTGGAAAATTAATAATTACCCAACAATGTGGGTGCAGTGGAGCATACacccatacatacatacatatatatgtgggTGTATATTGTGCCATGGGATGGTGATGGGGGACGGGTATGGGTATGTGTCAGCATTAGCATCGGGCCACTGGAAATTGTTTCTCTGGTTGCTCGCCTTTGGCGTTGATTTATGTTTTTCCATTTCAGATTTATGACTTTTTAATAGCtcaatttttgttggtttttctcCGGTTTTTGTAGCTGTTGTTGCTATTGTTGTGAATATTTTTACTCGCTTTTTTTCAAGATTGCACATTCGCGTGAAATTTACTTTTGCTGATCGTGAACTTTGCGCCGAGTGCTCTCTTCCTCCGCTCTGTAGTGTGGAAAGTGTTTGGGTTtcggttgaggttgagggtaaATAAAGCATTTAATAGggcctgctgctggctgctcgCTGCTggctgttgccgctgctgctcttTTGCTTGAACTAGTGATTGATCGGGTTGTCCATCATCTATTGCTTCCAAGGAATTActttttctggtattttctGTTTCAGCCATAAAAGTGAGGGAGGAGTACCAATACAAATACGTGCATAGTACGTGAGTCAGTCGGCGAAAAGGAAATCAGTGTCAGACATCGGTAAACTTCAAAATAAATGAGGGTTTTGCACAAAAATTATTCATCGATGACAAAGTGCCTTCCCCGATAAATACGAGTAAAGCCTTGGAGAAGGCAAACccttaaaaaaatataaaagtTTGTCATAGATAATCGAGCGAGCGATTGCTTTTCGGTTGTGACGTTCAAACATACGATATTTGTACAGATTAAGGTGTGGTATAGGTTGTAAAGTCAGACCTGGAGACAATACAAATCTTTCTAGAACAGAAGTTGAATAATCACTGCTTTCGTTTTCAGTTGATAATTATTGCAACTAAAATATTCTCCATAATCTCCTTTCAGGGCCGAGGGCACAAACATCCTACTCGATCCAAATCTAATGTGCAAAAAGACACGTCGCCTGCGTGGAAAGCTGGCCGAAATCTGCCGTCACGATTCGGCCCTGCTCAAAGAGATCATCAATGGCATTAATCTGGGCTTCCGCGAGTGCGAATTTCAATTTCGTAATCGCCGCTGGAACTGCACTGTCCTGCGCAAGAGCATGAGGAAAATTTTAATGCGCGGTAAGTACTCGTACGAAAACGATTAAACAAAGACCGAAGACTAGAGCAAACCAGACCAAAATGTGACTCGTCTCCTTTGATATGCAATGCGAACAGGCAACCTGTCAACACTCCCGACTCTCGCAGACCGAGATGGAGTCCAAGTCCAAGACTGAGTCAGAGACCAGGTGGAGATGCTATAAAGAGTTAGCTGCCTAATTACAACTCATCGTTGCATGCCTCGTCCGTTCAGGCCGGGGACTGAGcactggggactggggactggggacaGGTGACCGCATCATCCATCAAGTTACATAATAAAAATGCAGCGATCCGCGCTGATGAATAGCGCCTGAAATGAGCCTACAAAGCTGTCAATTTTAATAAATTATTGCACTGAGAAAGGAAGGCCAGAGGAAGACTCGGGTTCGGCTTGATCCTCGGAGACGATCTCTGCACTTAATGACAACAATGCGCAAACAAAGCTCGTACCAAAATGTTGTGTGCCATAAATTCCGCGGGCGTAGCCACCAAAAAATACACCGTACACCGATGGAATTCAAGCCTCGCCCTGTCAACCTGTCAGCAGAGAGAGGACGAGTCTCCTCTCATGTAACACTCCGTTTGGGGTGGCTTTCCAAGACATATCACCTGTCCAGACCGCTTGGCGGCTACACAACACGTCACCTCTGCCTGGGGGGAGTTCTGTCAGGGGCGGGGGGTAGCCTCAGGTCCGGGGAGCATTACAAGCGTATGCAAATTAAAACTCTGGCCGATTACAATTGCGATTCCGATTTCGATTTCGTTTTCACTAAAACGTGACTGTCCGCCGATGAGCTGGCAGTCGGCGTCAGCGGACTCGGTCTTTCGGTCTTGAGCGGCTGTGATTTGCATAGAGCAGCAATCACTGATCGGTGATTGCTAATCGAACAAGTAATAAATCATTTTGTCGCCTTGGCTGACAAATTATAATCAATCAGGCAACACGTGCTGACAACCTTAATGATTGGAGGGGATTGATTTAAGTGCGGCAATTGAATGATTGCGAAAGTAAGGGATTGCTTAGAAAGAGGGATAGTGACATGGATTGACACGAGTATGACATGGAAATAAGAAAGGAATGGTTTCTAAGGGTTCGCTAAGCCGATAACTATCAGAATAGAGCACCACAATTCGATAAATTCCCGATAAAGATAAAGGTCTTGAATATCTTTTCCATTCCCCCTACAGATTCCCGCGAAACAGGCTTCGTGAATGCCATTACAGCCGCTGGTGTTACCTATGCCGTGACCAAGGCCTGCACCATGGGCCAGCTGGTAGAATGCTCCTGTGACAAGTCCCACATGCGACGGAATGGTGGACAGCCCCAAATGGTAAATGCCGCAACCGCCGAAGCGGCCCtggagcggcagcagcggcaacagtTTTCCCTCGAAGAACAGCAATATCAACGGCGCCAGCGTTACCTCAACAACGGCAGCAGCCTGACGGATGTGTCACCTCTGGAACGTCTGGGCAGGAATCGCAAGCCTGGAGCTGGCGGCAAGCGAGGGCGTCGCAAGTTCTGGGACAACATCAAGTTCCCCCAGGGGGAATGGGAGTGGGGCGGCTGCAGTGACAATGTGAATTTTGGTCTTCGCCATTCGAGGGTGTTCCTCGATGCAAAGCAGCGTCAGAGGCGCAGCGATCTGGGCACGTTAGTGAAGCTGCACAATAATAATGCGGGAAGATTGGTGAGTAAGCCCAAGGGGATGGAGCTACAGAAAACCTCCTTTAAAAACCATAGTTCATAGCGGATATTTCGCTCTACCTCGCTCTTACTCCCTTACAGGCCATTCGCGATGCCATGCGATTGGAATGCAAATGTCATGGCTTATCCGGATCCTGCACCGTGAAAACATGCTGGCTGAAGATGCCCCCGTTCCGGGAGGTGGCCGCACGCCTGCGCGAGAGATACGACAGTGCGCGCAAAGTGGCGCTGAGGAACGACGGCAACAGTCTGATGCCCGAGATGCCGCACACAAGACAGGCGAACAAGTACCAGCTGGTGTTTGCGGACGATTCACCCGATTTCTGTGCACCCAATCCCAAGACGGGGGCCCTGGGGACACAGGATCGGGAGTGCAATGCCACCAGTTATGGGTACGACAGCTGCGATCACCTGTGCTGCAGTCGGGGGCACAAGCATCGAGTGGTGGCCGAGTACACGAACTGCAAGTGCGTCTTCAAGTGGTGCTGCGAGGTGACCTGCGAAAAGTGCCTCGAGCATCGGGAGGTCAACACTTGCCTCTGAATAGGGCTTAAACGAGCACCACGATTATCACcattattatttgtattttgtattatttcCTTTTGGTTTAGTCATGAACAGAATATTGAAAGCTTTCCATTTCGCGTGATAGAAAACACATACAGAGCAAACGTTTGGCTATAGTCCATTCTTAAGTATTAGCTAACAGTAACAGGAGTATCTCTAACCTTTTAGATAGTTGTACATATACTACGATCACCTATAATCATGCCCAAGCATCATATCAGTCATATGGCATCCATGTAAGCTTTGTAAATAGTTTTAATAAAAGCCAAGAAAAACtaaattaaagctagagtattTTGTACACATTTCAGAGGGTATTTAAAGGTTCAAAAAGAGCAAAAATATGGTAGGTATATTTGCACATTTAGTGCTTAAAATAATCAAAGGACTTTCGGTTCCAAGACCCCCCAGCGATTCACTTTTTCAACCCGATTTAGTCTCCATTTTACTCCCTGAGATTATCCCTAAATTAATGGCAAACAACAAGTTTTGTCTACACCCAGAAACGCAAAGTTGATGCTAAACGGAAATGTATTTCAAATTGACTGAAATCTGCATAAGTGATTAAACTGAAATTAATGAAGACAACAGAGCACACAAATCGATTGAACAGTAGATGATGGGAAAACAAGTTCCCCATTCAAGTGTCTCCGTTTAATCGTATTTCGGATTTCGGATTTCGTATTTCGGTTTAAAGTCATTCGAATGACTTTCCTATAAATTAACACAATTTTATTGTTGTCGACACGAGAGATAGTAATCTATAGAAATTTGCCTAAACAGCAAACACAAAAGctgaacaacaaaaaataatagtaaaaatacaaaattgaaCAGAATGAAAATTAATTTGCCTCTCTTTGCATAAATTACGATGCCCAGACAGCAGATCGATCGAGCGCCATATATTGTATCTCTGAATGCATAAATTAAGAAATCAATTCGTTGTCGCCAAATGCATGTAATTAAGTGAATATCATATTGTGATGTTCGATCGTGAGCAACAGAAGCAAACAAATATCCATTATAATGGTTGTTATCGGGTGAACGGGGAGCACACGGCTGGGCTGGGAAATATATTGTTGGGAAGAGGGGGAACATTAAGACCAAGGTAGTAGAGAGATGAGTTGAAACGTTTTCTGTGTTTCATTATTTATTAATTGTGTTTCATGGATGGGATTTCATGTGGATTTAGGGCatactatgtatgtatgataGGTGGTAGAGAACTTTCTCTCGCATCTTTATAAAGCTTAACAGTGTATAGAATACAGTACATATATTTCTGTGTCTATTTGGTAGCGCAAAAGGGAACGATTGATTTGATGGTTCACGTGACAAAGGGTCATCTCTTTCAATTTAGCTCGAACTTATTATGAGAGATGGGAAAGACCTCGAGAGAATGAGAGGAGTCGCGACTGCGTCTAGTGGCctattataattataattttagAATATATCCAAAGAAATCAGCTGTTCTAATCTACACACCACAACAGGccatatatttacatatattaaACTGAACAATGATTGACTACGCTACTGATTGATGCTGATTTGATACTCGAGGACTACAAATTAACATTAAAGGAAAACCCAGCCACATGTCACATTCACATCTCAACAGCCACTCTACACTCTCCCATCTCCCCACCCAAAAAGTACCATCCCAAAGCACCTTAATCTCGCAGCTTA
The sequence above is a segment of the Drosophila miranda strain MSH22 chromosome 4, D.miranda_PacBio2.1, whole genome shotgun sequence genome. Coding sequences within it:
- the LOC108162806 gene encoding protein Wnt-6 isoform X2, which gives rise to MDLCSTLLLHSLAEGTNILLDPNLMCKKTRRLRGKLAEICRHDSALLKEIINGINLGFRECEFQFRNRRWNCTVLRKSMRKILMRDSRETGFVNAITAAGVTYAVTKACTMGQLVECSCDKSHMRRNGGQPQMVNAATAEAALERQQRQQFSLEEQQYQRRQRYLNNGSSLTDVSPLERLGRNRKPGAGGKRGRRKFWDNIKFPQGEWEWGGCSDNVNFGLRHSRVFLDAKQRQRRSDLGTLVKLHNNNAGRLAIRDAMRLECKCHGLSGSCTVKTCWLKMPPFREVAARLRERYDSARKVALRNDGNSLMPEMPHTRQANKYQLVFADDSPDFCAPNPKTGALGTQDRECNATSYGYDSCDHLCCSRGHKHRVVAEYTNCKCVFKWCCEVTCEKCLEHREVNTCL
- the LOC108162806 gene encoding protein Wnt-6 isoform X1, which encodes MRLFMVIAILIFAMPMTGFGWAEGTNILLDPNLMCKKTRRLRGKLAEICRHDSALLKEIINGINLGFRECEFQFRNRRWNCTVLRKSMRKILMRDSRETGFVNAITAAGVTYAVTKACTMGQLVECSCDKSHMRRNGGQPQMVNAATAEAALERQQRQQFSLEEQQYQRRQRYLNNGSSLTDVSPLERLGRNRKPGAGGKRGRRKFWDNIKFPQGEWEWGGCSDNVNFGLRHSRVFLDAKQRQRRSDLGTLVKLHNNNAGRLAIRDAMRLECKCHGLSGSCTVKTCWLKMPPFREVAARLRERYDSARKVALRNDGNSLMPEMPHTRQANKYQLVFADDSPDFCAPNPKTGALGTQDRECNATSYGYDSCDHLCCSRGHKHRVVAEYTNCKCVFKWCCEVTCEKCLEHREVNTCL